Part of the Streptomyces antimycoticus genome, TCACCGAGGCCGACCTGATCGTCCTGGACCCGCCCCGCGCGGGCGCGGGCAAGGAGACGGTGACCCGCCTCGCGGCCCTGGGCGCCCGCCGCATCGTCTACGTCGCCTGCGACCCGGCGGCACTCGCCCGCGACCTGAAGTACTTCCGCGAGGAGGGCTACTCCCCACGCCGCACGCGCGCCTTCGACCTCTTCCCGGTGACGCACCACGTGGAGTGTGTGGCGGTCCTGGAGCCTGTCGCGAAGCGTTCCTGACCTGCGGATTTGTAGCCTGGGTGGGCCGCTCGGCGACCGCGTCGGGCAGGCCCTTGTGCTGGCGGACCGCCCGATGGGCGCGGGGCCCGGAGCCGGCGGCGCAACCACCGCCCCCTCCGGCGTTGCAGAAATTGCATGACCTTGTTGCGTTGGCCTGGCGTTCCTGCACCTCGACGGCAAGCGCGACACCTCCACCGCCGAGGTGGTCGCAGGCCAGGTCCACGCGGCCGTCCAGGCGCTCTTCGCCGCCCCCGCGGCGATGTCGCGGACGGCAGCCGCATCGCCCGAGCAGGCAACGGCATAGCGAAACGCGTGGCAGCGGCACGGGCCGGTGCCGGCGGGCAGGACGGGGGCCGCGCCGCGCGGCGTGCCGCGGCCGGACCGCAGCCTGCGCGGCCGGGCACGGGGCGCGGGCAGCGAGTTCCTCCTCGCCTGCGACATGCGCTTCGCCTCCCGGGAGAACGCCGTCCTGGCCCAGCCCGAAGTCGGCATCGGCACCCCGCCCGGCGCGGGAGCGATCCAGCACCTCACCCGCCTGCTGGGCCGGGGCCGGGCGCTCCAAGCCGTGCTGACGTCGGCCGACTTCGATGCCGAACTCGCCGAACGCTACGGATGGATCAACCGCGCGGGGCCCGACGCCGAGCTGGACGAGTTCGTCGCCGGCATCGCCGCGCGCATGGGGGGCTTCCCCGCGATGCGCTGATCGCGACCACAGCCGGCACCGATCCGGCATCCGCGACCGCCGGCGAGGCATCGCCTGGGGTGTCCGGCCGGCCTGGGCGCGCCCGCGCGGCGTCAGCCGGGCGGGGCGGTGGCCACTTCCGGGCGGGTCCGGGACGGGGCCCGGGTGAGCGTCCACATCATCGCGCCGCCCGCCACGACGGCGCACAGGTGCAGAGTGATCGCGAGGCCCAACTGCTCGGGGAGCGCGACGTCCGGGGGCGCCGCGATCGCGACGTACAGCGTGAAGAGCAACTTCCAGCCGCTCCACGCGAAGAGTGAGCCCGAGCCGAGCCAGCCGAGGACCGACGGCAGCCGGCGGGGGAGCCGTCCGGGTCCTTCGCGGCCCGGTCGTGCCACGGCGAACGCGGCGACCAGCGCCCACGTGCCGCAGATCCCGCACAGCAGGCGCCAGGTGGCGCGGCCCTCGTCGGGGTGGGCGAGCCCGGCGGTGCCGCCCGCCGCCCAGTACAGCCACATCAGCCCGACGGCGGCACCGAGGACCACGGCCGCCCGGCCGAGCGGTGAGGGCCCGTCGCCCCGCCCGGCGAACGCCTCCGGCCAGCGCCTGCGCAGATGGGCGGGGAGTGCGAGGGCGAGGCCCAGGCCCATGCCGATGAAGCCGAACTGGATCAGGCCCGCCTCCCAGCCGGGCATCGTGGGGTCGTTGTCGCCCCCGGAGGTGTCCGGCTCCGACAGCAGCGAGTCGGCCAGCGCGTACGGCAGCATCGACACCAGGAACCCCGCGCCGACCCAGGCGCAGAACACCAGCGGCACTCCGGGTAGCCGCATCCCCCAGGGCCGGGCCAGCGCCAGCCCGAGAGTGATCCCGACGGCCGCCATGCCGACCGTCACGGTGTTGAGCACCACCCACTCGGCGAGCCCGAACCCGGCCCCGACCGGCGCCAGTCCGAGCA contains:
- a CDS encoding enoyl-CoA hydratase/isomerase family protein; this encodes MPRPDRSLRGRARGAGSEFLLACDMRFASRENAVLAQPEVGIGTPPGAGAIQHLTRLLGRGRALQAVLTSADFDAELAERYGWINRAGPDAELDEFVAGIAARMGGFPAMR